In Gadus morhua chromosome 2, gadMor3.0, whole genome shotgun sequence, a single window of DNA contains:
- the ccp110 gene encoding centriolar coiled-coil protein of 110 kDa isoform X2, which translates to MESYEEFALRTMALLRAKKKSEEMDLKTQCSLKDLSAILFYGKPVLPPLLTAEQRRVMRDHRERAVQVHADRLNQRKNCVLNRVQNILDLAVKQVDANKGPSVTQEDQLPRPGGPSPKHETVNGYTLVTDSPGLLRDSGCTVEEPVLPGPPRSEPHHGAAQVDGAQAPPRDREEEEEGEEGEEEEEEEEEEEEEDISLDSLLKRSREYVEKEQSRRESLVVLRTPPPPPDRLSDREGLGGGVRRDSGVEFGFSLRHSPVGSPRGPVGARRPSPSPPDPHASQRAPSSPELILVHPVHRRKPRPVSAGNLHLCFPTGQGDLIPRSPGGAGEARGMAAWDEASPPGGARVSDLWGPPGGGGGGGREASTCAASRVSAPSPLGPPHEGFRRRSHTLDSQLYPPPPPPPPGVDRSQERAPRFMAGVTRQPPSRRAGAAAPLNQSYDVETPAPGLHRPHVSPDGGPPGPDARATKTVHINAPDGTTGGSPEETQWRVHALEDMQKRLEEEHVLHMSLLLAEQEREQERLQQVSLCYYTKEQERLQQELEEKERRSMGPGGDRPLSGSGLPSLSLSNRSSPSSLPPAYLWGPPWGAGKPRSRLSQVLTAEQQKCVCRLGAVARGFLTRRLMDTEKVKHLRQTVGDTQEFIRSFQSEGPAKRGSVSPQDISLQDRVRAQLRAALYDLHDIFFEMPLQDRLALLQQDRELRAERKQREMEKAKSPKDRVALSAATQRSLDRKRRVVGSPAQGRKTSQKTKGASNNSVPEAKQGQKAPAVDKLKHQGSCYRKTPEGRTTRSDGLKKQNSVG; encoded by the exons ATGGAGAGCTATGAGGAGTTTGCCCTTCGAACCATGGCCTTGCTACGGGCGAAGAAGAAGTCAGAGGAGATGGACTTGAAGACACAATGTTCACTGAAAGACCTTTCCGCCATACTATTTTACGGGAAGCCGGTGCTTCCACCTCTG CTGACCGCAGAGCAGCGCAGAGTCATGCGCGACCATCGCGAGAGGGCGGTACAGGTGCACGCAGACAGACTGAACCAGCGGAAGAACTGCGTTCTGAACCGGGTCCAGAACATCTTGGACCTGGCAGTCAAGCAG GTCGACGCCAACAAAGGGCCCAGTGTTACGCAGGAGGACCAGTTACCTCGCCCCGGCGGTCCCTCCCCTAAACACGAGACCGTCAACGGCTACACCCTGGTCACCGACTCCCCCGGGCTCCTCCGGGACTCTGGGTGCACCGTCGAGGAACCGGTCCTCCCCGGTCCTCCACGCTCAGAACCCCACCACGGTGCCGCCCAGGTAGACGGAGCCCAAGCCCCGCCGCGAgaccgagaggaggaggaggagggggaggagggggaagaggaggaggaggaggaggaggaggaggaggaggaggacatcagCCTGGACAGCCTGCTGAAGCGCTCCAGGGAGTAcgtggagaaggagcagagccGGCGGGAGTCGTTGGTGGTCCTccgcacccctccccccccccccgaccgcctctCTGACCGGGAGGGCCTCGGGGGTGGAGTTCGGAGGGACTCGGGGGTGGAGTTCGGCTTCAGCCTGCGTCACAGCCCGGTCGGCTCCCCCAGGGGCCCGGTCGGGGCGCGCCGTCCCTCGCCGAGCCCCCCGGACCCCCACGCCTCCCAGCGGGCCCCCAGCAGCCCCGAGCTCATCCTCGTCCACCCCGTCCACCGGCGCAAGCCCCGCCCCGTCTCCGCCGGCAACCTCCACCTCTGCTTCCCGACGGGCCAGGGCGACCTCATCCCCCGGAGCCCCGGGGGCGCGGGCGAGGCGCGCGGCATGGCGGCCTGGGACGAGGCGAGCCCGCCCGGGGGGGCGCGGGTCTCCGACCTCTGGGGTccgcccggcggcggcggcggcggcggacggGAGGCATCGACGTGCGCCGCGAGCCGAGTCTCCGCCCCCAGCCCGCTCGGACCCCCCCACGAGGGGTTCCGGCGCCGCAGCCACACCCTGGACAGCCAGCTGTAccctcccccgccgccgccgccgcccggcgTGGACCGCAGCCAGGAGAGGGCGCCCCGCTTCATGGCCGGGGTGACGCGGCAGCCGCCCAGCCGGAGGGCCGGCGCGGCCGCGCCTCTGAACCAGTCGTACGACGTGGAGACCCCCGCGCCGGGGCTGCACAGGCCCCACGTGTCCCCCGACGGTGGCCCCCCGGGGCCAGACGCCAGAGCCACCAAAACGGTGCACATCAACGCCCCTGATGGTACCACAG gggggtCACCAGAGGAGACCCAGTGGCGGGTGCACGCCCTGGAGGACATGCAGAAGCGCTTGGAGGAGGAGCATGTGCTGCACATGTCTCTGCTGCTcgctgagcaggagagagagcaggagcgcCTCCAACAGGTCAGCCTGTGCTATTACACCAAAGAGCAGGAGCGCCTCCAACAG gagctggaggagaaggagaggagatcgATGGGGCCGGGCGGCGACCGGCCGCTGAGTGGAAGCG GTCTTCCCTCGCTGTCGCTCTCCAACCGCTCCTCTCCTTCCAGCCTGCCCCCGGCCTACCTCTGGGGGCCCCCGTGGGGGGCCGGCAAGCCCCGATCCAGACTCAGTCAG GTCCTGACGGCAGAGcagcagaagtgtgtgtgtcgccTCGGGGCGGTCGCCCGAGGCTTCCTAACCCGCAGGCTGATGGACACAGAGAAGGTCAAACACCTACGCCAGACCGTGGgg GACACCCAGGAGTTCATCCGTTCGTTCCAGAGTGAGGGTCCCGCTAAGAGAGGCTCCGTGTCCCCCCAGGACATCTCCCTGCAAGACCGAGTCAGAGCCCAG CTGCGCGCCGCCCTGTACGACCTCCACGACATCTTCTTCGAGATGCCCCTGCAGGACCGGCTGGCTCTGCTGCAGCAGGACAGGGAGCTGCGAGCCgagaggaagcagagagagatg GAGAAAGCCAAGAGCCCCAAAGACAGAGTGGCGTTGTCGGCTGCTACACAGAGGTCCctggacaggaagaggag GGTGGTTGGATCTCCCGCTCAGGGCAGGAAAACATCACAGAAGACGAAGGGCGCCTCGAACAACAG CGTCCCGGAAGCAAAGCAAGGCCAGAAAGCCCCGGCCGTAGACAAGCTCAAACACCAGGG GAGCTGCTACCGGAAGACCCCAGAGGGGAGGACCACTCGCTCGGACGGCCTGAAGAAGCAGAACTCTGTGGGCTGA
- the ccp110 gene encoding centriolar coiled-coil protein of 110 kDa isoform X1, whose translation MESYEEFALRTMALLRAKKKSEEMDLKTQCSLKDLSAILFYGKPVLPPLLTAEQRRVMRDHRERAVQVHADRLNQRKNCVLNRVQNILDLAVKQVDANKGPSVTQEDQLPRPGGPSPKHETVNGYTLVTDSPGLLRDSGCTVEEPVLPGPPRSEPHHGAAQVDGAQAPPRDREEEEEGEEGEEEEEEEEEEEEEDISLDSLLKRSREYVEKEQSRRESLVVLRTPPPPPDRLSDREGLGGGVRRDSGVEFGFSLRHSPVGSPRGPVGARRPSPSPPDPHASQRAPSSPELILVHPVHRRKPRPVSAGNLHLCFPTGQGDLIPRSPGGAGEARGMAAWDEASPPGGARVSDLWGPPGGGGGGGREASTCAASRVSAPSPLGPPHEGFRRRSHTLDSQLYPPPPPPPPGVDRSQERAPRFMAGVTRQPPSRRAGAAAPLNQSYDVETPAPGLHRPHVSPDGGPPGPDARATKTVHINAPDGTTGGSPEETQWRVHALEDMQKRLEEEHVLHMSLLLAEQEREQERLQQVSLCYYTKEQERLQQELEEKERRSMGPGGDRPLSGSGLPSLSLSNRSSPSSLPPAYLWGPPWGAGKPRSRLSQVLTAEQQKCVCRLGAVARGFLTRRLMDTEKVKHLRQTVGDTQEFIRSFQSEGPAKRGSVSPQDISLQDRVRAQLRAALYDLHDIFFEMPLQDRLALLQQDRELRAERKQREMEKAKSPKDRVALSAATQRSLDRKRRVVGSPAQGRKTSQKTKGASNNRYCLGPAALPSSNRPLPSSSSSSSSTFSSCKQRVTSPSPHSASRKQSKARKPRP comes from the exons ATGGAGAGCTATGAGGAGTTTGCCCTTCGAACCATGGCCTTGCTACGGGCGAAGAAGAAGTCAGAGGAGATGGACTTGAAGACACAATGTTCACTGAAAGACCTTTCCGCCATACTATTTTACGGGAAGCCGGTGCTTCCACCTCTG CTGACCGCAGAGCAGCGCAGAGTCATGCGCGACCATCGCGAGAGGGCGGTACAGGTGCACGCAGACAGACTGAACCAGCGGAAGAACTGCGTTCTGAACCGGGTCCAGAACATCTTGGACCTGGCAGTCAAGCAG GTCGACGCCAACAAAGGGCCCAGTGTTACGCAGGAGGACCAGTTACCTCGCCCCGGCGGTCCCTCCCCTAAACACGAGACCGTCAACGGCTACACCCTGGTCACCGACTCCCCCGGGCTCCTCCGGGACTCTGGGTGCACCGTCGAGGAACCGGTCCTCCCCGGTCCTCCACGCTCAGAACCCCACCACGGTGCCGCCCAGGTAGACGGAGCCCAAGCCCCGCCGCGAgaccgagaggaggaggaggagggggaggagggggaagaggaggaggaggaggaggaggaggaggaggaggaggacatcagCCTGGACAGCCTGCTGAAGCGCTCCAGGGAGTAcgtggagaaggagcagagccGGCGGGAGTCGTTGGTGGTCCTccgcacccctccccccccccccgaccgcctctCTGACCGGGAGGGCCTCGGGGGTGGAGTTCGGAGGGACTCGGGGGTGGAGTTCGGCTTCAGCCTGCGTCACAGCCCGGTCGGCTCCCCCAGGGGCCCGGTCGGGGCGCGCCGTCCCTCGCCGAGCCCCCCGGACCCCCACGCCTCCCAGCGGGCCCCCAGCAGCCCCGAGCTCATCCTCGTCCACCCCGTCCACCGGCGCAAGCCCCGCCCCGTCTCCGCCGGCAACCTCCACCTCTGCTTCCCGACGGGCCAGGGCGACCTCATCCCCCGGAGCCCCGGGGGCGCGGGCGAGGCGCGCGGCATGGCGGCCTGGGACGAGGCGAGCCCGCCCGGGGGGGCGCGGGTCTCCGACCTCTGGGGTccgcccggcggcggcggcggcggcggacggGAGGCATCGACGTGCGCCGCGAGCCGAGTCTCCGCCCCCAGCCCGCTCGGACCCCCCCACGAGGGGTTCCGGCGCCGCAGCCACACCCTGGACAGCCAGCTGTAccctcccccgccgccgccgccgcccggcgTGGACCGCAGCCAGGAGAGGGCGCCCCGCTTCATGGCCGGGGTGACGCGGCAGCCGCCCAGCCGGAGGGCCGGCGCGGCCGCGCCTCTGAACCAGTCGTACGACGTGGAGACCCCCGCGCCGGGGCTGCACAGGCCCCACGTGTCCCCCGACGGTGGCCCCCCGGGGCCAGACGCCAGAGCCACCAAAACGGTGCACATCAACGCCCCTGATGGTACCACAG gggggtCACCAGAGGAGACCCAGTGGCGGGTGCACGCCCTGGAGGACATGCAGAAGCGCTTGGAGGAGGAGCATGTGCTGCACATGTCTCTGCTGCTcgctgagcaggagagagagcaggagcgcCTCCAACAGGTCAGCCTGTGCTATTACACCAAAGAGCAGGAGCGCCTCCAACAG gagctggaggagaaggagaggagatcgATGGGGCCGGGCGGCGACCGGCCGCTGAGTGGAAGCG GTCTTCCCTCGCTGTCGCTCTCCAACCGCTCCTCTCCTTCCAGCCTGCCCCCGGCCTACCTCTGGGGGCCCCCGTGGGGGGCCGGCAAGCCCCGATCCAGACTCAGTCAG GTCCTGACGGCAGAGcagcagaagtgtgtgtgtcgccTCGGGGCGGTCGCCCGAGGCTTCCTAACCCGCAGGCTGATGGACACAGAGAAGGTCAAACACCTACGCCAGACCGTGGgg GACACCCAGGAGTTCATCCGTTCGTTCCAGAGTGAGGGTCCCGCTAAGAGAGGCTCCGTGTCCCCCCAGGACATCTCCCTGCAAGACCGAGTCAGAGCCCAG CTGCGCGCCGCCCTGTACGACCTCCACGACATCTTCTTCGAGATGCCCCTGCAGGACCGGCTGGCTCTGCTGCAGCAGGACAGGGAGCTGCGAGCCgagaggaagcagagagagatg GAGAAAGCCAAGAGCCCCAAAGACAGAGTGGCGTTGTCGGCTGCTACACAGAGGTCCctggacaggaagaggag GGTGGTTGGATCTCCCGCTCAGGGCAGGAAAACATCACAGAAGACGAAGGGCGCCTCGAACAACAGGTACTGTCTAGGACCAGCTGCTCTGCCTTCATCCAACCGCCCGCTcccttcatcatcatcgtcatcttcaTCCACATTTTCGTCATGTAAACAACGGGTCACATCGCCCTCTCCTCATTCAGCGTCCCGGAAGCAAAGCAAGGCCAGAAAGCCCCGGCCGTAG